The Acropora muricata isolate sample 2 chromosome 5, ASM3666990v1, whole genome shotgun sequence genome includes a window with the following:
- the LOC136917026 gene encoding LIM domain only protein 3-like, which produces MATKSTEVIMKAQTKHTCSGCDLPITDRYLLEALGRYWHEGCLKCNCCECKLGDIGSTLYSKSNLILCKRDYLRLFGIPGVCASCNKPIAAFEFVMRAAKNTYHIECFSCQVCRQRFRVGEKFHFYNNKVLCWDHYRTEKECERPTDESTMEWKAVALNGGS; this is translated from the exons ATGG CCACGAAAAGCACTGAAGTGATAATGAAAGCTCAGACTAAGCACACGTGCAGCGGATGTGATCTTCCCATCACTGATCGGTACTTGCTTGAAGCTTTGGGAAGGTATTGGCATGAAGGTTGCTTGAAGTGCAACTGCTGTGAGTGTAAGCTTGGAGATATTGGGTCAACGTTGTACAGCAAATCAAACCTGATACTGTGCAAGAGAGACTATCTCAG ATTATTTGGAATTCCTGGTGTGTGTGCCTCGTGTAACAAACCAATAGCTGCGTTTGAATTTGTAATGAGGGCGGCAAAGAACACGTATCACATTGAATGCTTCTCGTGCCAAGTCTGCCGACAGAGATTCAGGGTGGGCGAGAAGTTTCATTTTTACAACAACAAAGTGTTGTGTTGGGATCATTACAGAACTGAGAAAGAATGCGAGAGACCCACAGACGAATCAACAATGGAATGGAAAGCAGTTGCTTTAAACGGAGGATCTTAA